A region from the Clostridium beijerinckii genome encodes:
- the yedF gene encoding sulfurtransferase-like selenium metabolism protein YedF, with translation MKEIDCRGLSYLRSIREIKKYFNSIGEGEAIITVNSELGRSNVIRYVTHKGYQVDQEDEENRFNIKVEKRGCLGVEEEENIFSVLITCDKIGCEDKDLGEILMSEYFEALNECERLPREILFLNSSVKLFKNESKSLEDIRMLYKKGVIILINDTSLDYYNLKEDITFGEIANMYDMVIAMKKSPKLIKI, from the coding sequence ATGAAAGAAATAGATTGTAGAGGACTCTCTTATTTAAGAAGTATAAGAGAAATAAAAAAATATTTTAATTCAATTGGTGAAGGAGAAGCAATTATAACAGTAAATAGTGAACTTGGACGATCTAATGTTATAAGATATGTAACCCATAAAGGGTATCAAGTAGACCAAGAAGATGAAGAAAATAGGTTTAACATAAAGGTAGAAAAAAGAGGCTGTTTAGGAGTTGAAGAAGAGGAAAATATATTTTCGGTTTTGATAACATGTGACAAAATCGGATGTGAAGATAAAGATTTAGGAGAAATTCTAATGAGTGAATATTTTGAAGCATTAAATGAATGCGAAAGGCTTCCTAGAGAGATTTTATTCTTAAATTCAAGTGTTAAGTTATTTAAGAACGAATCTAAATCATTAGAAGATATAAGAATGTTATATAAAAAGGGTGTAATAATTTTAATAAATGACACATCTTTAGATTATTATAATTTAAAAGAAGATATTACTTTTGGAGAAATAGCTAATATGTATGATATGGTTATTGCTATGAAAAAATCCCCAAAATTAATAAAGATATAG